The proteins below come from a single Alosa sapidissima isolate fAloSap1 chromosome 23, fAloSap1.pri, whole genome shotgun sequence genomic window:
- the apc gene encoding adenomatous polyposis coli protein isoform X2, which translates to MAAASYDQLLMQVEALKMENSNLRQELEDNSNHLTKLETEASNMKEVLKQLQGSIEEDSTESSQGQNDYLERLRGRGSKGFDPSHLPRCAEMSLDPNSFPGVKLRPKPGTQASGSGRSTDSSPSPSPMGSFPRRGAPSAGRESAGYLEELEKERSLLVAELEKEEKEKDWYYAQLQNLTKRIDSLPLTENTDMTRRQLEYEARQIRAAMEQQLGTCQDMEKRAQGRVARIQQIEKDMLKIRQHLQSQPAEPEVKHETAGTAEGAQTSADSAGGNVSCAQASSSRSDHDSGSEMSCGGSYSVPRRLTSHLGTKVEMVYSLLSMLGTHDKDDMSRTLLAMSSSQDSCIAMRQSGCLPLLIQLLHGNDKDSVLLGNSRGSKEARARASAALHNIIHSQPDDKRGRREIRVLHLLEQIRAYCETCWEWQESHERGVDQDKNPMPSPVEHQICPAVCVLMKLSFDEEHRHAMNELGGLQAIAELLQVDCEIYGLTSDHYSVTLRRYAGMALTNLTFGDVANKATLCSMKGCMRAMVAQLKSDSEDLQQVIASVLRNLSWRADVNSKKTLREVGSVRALMECALEVHKESTLKSVLSALWNLSAHCTENKADICAVDGALAFLVGTLTHRSQTNTLAIIESGGGILRNVSSLIATNEDHRQILRENSCLQTLLQHLKSHSLTIVSNACGTLWNLSARNAKDQETLWDMGAVSMLKNLIHSKHKMIAMGSAAALRNLMANRPAKYKDANIMSPGSSLPSLHVRKQKALIEELDAQHLSETFDNIDNLSPKASHRNKPRHKHAVYGDYDGVCRSDGYNPNGVGMRSPYMNTPVLSSPSSRDNRVNAEGIRAERDRSLDRERRVVAGGFHSDPDAAKRMGVQIPTTTAQIAMVMDEVQAMHMDDRNVGSSPDPHCVQDDMSGVRRTAGVHGLSNVYYTKPDHSARSCPMPKLEYRASNDSLNSVNSTDGYGKRGQMKPSVDSYSEDDSKCCVYRKYPADLAHKIHNANHMEDNDGDLDTPINYSLKYSDEQLNSGRQSPSQNERWARPKHMEEDMKRPDQKPARSQSPGYPMYTEAGSDGEEKLKKYQPRFVQSEMGGGFRSRGPNGTDQNSAGSSHGLNKKINPQMCSVDDYGDDKPTNYSERYSEEEQPDEQPTNYSMKYSEDHHVEQPIDYSLKYSESASNKPMFSHSKPSSAQSSVKDHLSQDSSSSVTSIKNAGRQKQPHPSSAQSRSGPTRVIQKSATCKAPTVNQETLQTYCVEDTPICFSRGSSLSSLSSEEDEMDGCKRNASSNYPTLPITEKEPANNYNSDQRTTENQPTAQYVRMKPPRHQSHVGHGEGSRHHKAVEFSSGAKSPSKSGAQTPKSPPEHYLQETPLMFSRCTSVSSLDSFESHSIASSVQSEPCSGMVSGIISPSDLPDSPGQTMPPSRSKTPPPPQPHPAQMKQKMKVAPHSDKRDLAPKHAAVNAAVHKVQVLPDNDTLLHFATESTPDGFSCASSLSALSLDEPYIQKDVELKIMPPVHEDDHGAEADHEKEVLSEPQNLEKPAPTCEVEDKDILDDSDDDDIEILEACINSAMPTKSSGKHKKQSPSGTSRIPPPVARKPSQLPVYKLLPTQNRAQQQKHVAMAHGEDMPRIYCVEGTPINFSTATSLSDLTIDSPPNELASAEPPAARVEPSSQRRDTIPEGKSAESKDTGASSAQPAGSIENEGDDILAECINSAMPKGKTHKSFRVQKMADPPQHPVTAPSSLVQQDFEKKKPTSPVKPMPQSSEYRARMLKRPEASSGFSEASPYADKTKETKKLEPKGASAEPQREERTRPGYTFDSPHHYTPIEGTPYCFSRNDSLSSLDFEDDDLDLSKEKAELRKDKEQRKVPAKSNAEQQQQQQQQTVNTNRAAAFQAPPTKPVQKPSVFPQASKENTGPVPDEKQKFSIEDTPVCFSRNSSLSSLSDIDQENNNKDLQPKEETTQVEVPRPQASGYAPKAFHVEDTPVCFSRNSSLSSLSIDSEDDLLQECISSAMPKKKKQPPRNKGDDQSVSEEKTVVAEGIMAEEPDLILDLTDTHSPISEQALSPDSESFDWKAIQEGANSIVSSLHQAAASLSRQGSSDSDSILSLKSGISIGSPFHLPSNPDENKPAAGKGGPRILKPGEKSTVEAKKKEEEAKGLKGGKKVYKSLITGKPRPSHDIVSSQRPAPVPVMSRGRTMTHIPGVRSSSPSTSPVPKKPPPRGQVSKPLSQGPNSGNSPRGIKPPAKSDPSPAREPPGSQSSSSKASSRSGSRDSTPSRPPPQSLTRPMQSPGRTSVSVSPGRNGLTPPNKLSQLPRTASPNTASAKTGTGRMAYTSPGRQMGQQVQNKQMGVPRSASGIPRSESASKSLNQCGASGTSKKVELSRMSSTKSSGSESDRSEKPGLVRQSTFIKEAPSPTLKRKLEESASFESLSPSSPSMSQSQTPVSSPSLPDMSLTLPYQGSGWRKSPHSQNSSENGDGKSVKRQDISRSHSESPSRLPINRTGTWKREHSKHSSSLPRVGTWKRTGSSSSILSASSESSEKGRSEDERQPTSPAQRTAQGKEGAPLKGTWRKMKESDAAHSMTLDLPDQGADSGTTASGHQNATGGSKSEDVWVRIEDCPINNPRSAKSPTANTPPVIDSAPAKMPPSDPSEIHPKPPSVSDNANARRLGSETNLNLFRSSESLDRKGADIIKPAPSNSNIANESYEAPVATERTPFSSCNSSKHSSPSGAVAARVSPFNYTPSPRKSSADSTTTPRPSQIPTPVTSGVKKRDSKGDTTESGSYIVTSV; encoded by the exons ATGGCAGCTGCGTCTTACGATCAGCTGCTGATGCAAGTGGAGGCCTTGAAGATGGAAAACTCCAACCTGCGACAAGAGCTTGAAGACAACTCCAACCACCTCACCAAACTGGAGACGGAGGCATCTAATATGAAA GAGGTGCTCAAGCAGCTCCAAGGAAGCATTGAAGAAGACTCCACTGAATCATCCCAAGGACAGAACGATTACCTAGAGAGACTCAGAGGTAGAGGATCCAAAG GCTTTGACCCGTCACACCTGCCCCGCTGTGCAGAGATGAGCCTGGACCCCAACAGCTTTCCAGGGGTGAAGCTGCGACCCAAGCCTGGCACGCAGGCCTCTGGATCGGGCCGCTCCACCGACagcagccccagccccagccccatgGGCTCCTTCCCCAGGAGAGGAGCCCCCTCAGCGGGCAGAGAGAGCGCTGGGTacctggaggagctggagaaagagag GTCATTGTTGGTGGCTGAgttggagaaggaggagaaggagaaagactgGTATTACGCCCAGTTACAAAACCTCACCAAAAGAATTGACAGCTTGCCCTTAACTGAGAAT ACGGATATGACCCGGCGGCAGCTGGAGTACGAGGCCCGGCAGATCCGTGCTGCCATGGAACAGCAGCTGGGCACGTGCCAGGACATGGAGAAGAGGGCGCAG ggGCGGGTGGCGCGCATCCAGCAGATCGAGAAAGACATGTTGAAGATTCGCCAGCACCTGCAGTCTCAGCCAGCCGAGCCTGAG gTCAAGCATGAGACGGCTGGGACAGCTGAAGGAGCACAAACATCAGCTGATTCAGCGGGTGGGAATGTAAGCTGCGCTCAG GCCTCTAGCTCTCGGTCGGACCACGACTCGGGCAGCGAAATGAGCTGTGGGGGAAGCTACTCTGTCCCCCGCCGCCTAACGAGCCATCTGGGCACCAAG GTGGAGATGGTATACTCGTTGCTCTCCATGTTGGGGACGCACGATAAGGACGACATGTCCCGGACCCTCCTGGCCATGTCCAGCTCGCAGGACAGCTGCATCGCCATGCGCCAGTCGGGCTGCCtgccgctgctcatccagctccTCCACGGCAACGACAAGGACTCGGTGTTGCTGGGCAACTCCCGGGGCAGCAAAGAGGCGCGGGCGAGGGCCAGCGCGGCGCTGCACAACATCATCCACTCGCAGCCGGACGACAAGCGTGGCCGGCGCGAGATCCGCGTGCTGCACCTGCTGGAGCAGATCCGTGCCTACTGCGAGACCTGCTGGGAGTGGCAGGAGAGCCACGAGCGCGGCGTCGACCAGGACAAGAACCCTA TGCCTTCTCCAGTGGAACACCAGATTTGCCCTGCAGTCTGTGTCCTAATGAAGCTGTCCTTTGACGAGGAGCACAGACATGCTATGAATGAACTTG GTGGACTTCAAGCCATAGCAGAGCTGCTACAGGTCGACTGTGAGATCTACGGTTTAACTAGTGACCACTACAGCGTGACCCTAAGGAGATATGCTGGAATGGCCCTGACCAACCTCACGTTTGGGGACGTGGcgaataag GCCACACTCTGCTCCATGAAGGGCTGCATGAGAGCCATGGTGGCTCAGCTGAAGTCAGACAGTGAAGATCTACAGCAG GTAATCGCCAGTGTGTTGCGTAATCTGTCCTGGCGTGCCGACGTGAACAGTAAGAAGACTCTGCGTGAGGTGGGAAGTGTGCGGGCTCTGATGGAATGTGCTCTGGAGGTTCACAAG GAGTCCACTCTGAAGAGTGTCCTGAGCGCCCTGTGGAATTTGTCTGCTCACTGTACTGAGAACAAGGCTGACATCTGTGCAGTCGATGGGGCGCTTGCCTTCCTAGTTGGCACATTGACTCACCGGAGTCAAACCAACACCCTTGCCATCATTGAGAGTGGAGGAGGCATCCTGAGAAATGTTTCTAGTCTCATTGCTACAAATGAAGATCACAG ACAAATCTTACGGGAGAACAGCTGTCTGCAAACCCTTCTTCAGCACCTGAAGTCTCACAGCTTGACCATCGTCAGCAACGCGTGTGGCACCCTGTGGAACCTGTCTGCTCGGAACGCCAAGGACCAGGAGACGCTGTGGGACATGGGTGCTGTGAGCATGCTGAAGAACCTCATCCACTCCAAGCACAAGATGATCGCCATGGGAAGCGCCGCTGCTCTGAGGAACCTCATGGCCAACAGACCAGCCAAGTACAAGGACGCAAACATCATGTCTCCTGGGTCCAGTCTGCCTTCCTTGCATGTTAGGAAACAGAAAGCTCTCATCGAGGAGCTTGATGCACAGCATCTCTCTGAGACATTTGACAACATTGATAACCTGAGCCCCAAAGCCTCTCACAGGAACAAGCCCCGGCACAAACACGCTGTTTATGGGGACTATGATGGCGTCTGCCGGTCCGATGGGTACAACCCCAATGGAGTGGGCATGCGATCCCCATACATGAACACCCCAGTGCTGTCCAGTCCTTCGTCACGTGACAATAGGGTGAATGCTGAAGGCATTCGAGCAGAAAGGGACAGGAGTCTGGACAGGGAGAGAAGAGTGGTGGCAGGGGGATTCCATTCTGACCCTGATGCTGCTAAACGAATGGGGGTGCAGATCCCCACCACCACAGCCCAGATTGCCATGGTCATGGATGAAGTACAAGCCATGCACATGGACGACCGGAATGTTGGATCAAGCCCTGATCCCCACTGCGTTCAGGATGACATGAGTGGCGTCAGACGCACCGCAGGTGTCCATGGTCTCAGTAATGTTTACTACACCAAGCCAGATCACTCTGCTAGATCCTGCCCAATGCCTAAGCTTGAGTACCGGGCCTCCAATGACAGCCTAAACAGTGTCAACAGCACAGACGGTTATGGCAAAAGGGGTCAAATGAAGCCCTCTGTGGACTCCTACTCGGAAGATGACAGCAAATGCTGTGTCTACAGGAAGTACCCTGCTGACCTTGCCCACAAGATCCACAATGCCAACCACATGGAGGACAATGATGGAGATCTTGATACCCCCATTAATTACAGTCTGAAGTACTCTGACGAACAGCTGAACTCTGGGAGGCAGAGCCCGAGCCAGAATGAACGGTGGGCACGACCGAAGCACATGGAGGAGGACATGAAGAGGCCTGATCAGAAACCTGCCCGATCCCAAAGCCCAGGCTACCCAATGTACACTGAGGCCGGCAGTGATGGGGAGGAGAAGCTGAAGAAGTACCAACCAAGGTTTGTCCAGTCAGAGATGGGTGGTGGTTTCAGGTCTAGAGGTCCTAATGGCACAGATCAAAATAGTGCTGGGTCATCTCATGGCTTGAATAAGAAAATTAACCCTCAAATGTGCTCAGTTGATGACTACGGTGATGACAAGCCAACCAATTACAGTGAAAGATATTCGGAGGAGGAGCAACCGGATGAACAGCCAACCAATTACAGCATGAAATACTCAGAAGACCACCATGTAGAGCAACCAATTGATTACAGTCTTAAATACTCTGAGAGTGCCTCCAATAAGCCCATGTTTAGCCACTCAAAGCCTTCCTCTGCACAAAGTTCTGTCAAAGACCATTTAAGTCAGGACAGCTCATCATCTGTGACATCCATTAAGAATGCAGGAAGGCAAAAGCAGCCCCATCCTTCTTCTGCTCAATCCCGATCTGGACCAACACGTGTGATTCAGAAGAGCGCAACATGCAAGGCTCCAACAGTCAACCAGGAAACACTACAGACTTATTGTGTGGAGGACACACCAATTTGCTTCTCTAGGGGAAGTTCGTTGTCATCTCTGTCCTCAGAGGAGGATGAAATGGATGGCTGTAAGAGAAATGCAAGTAGTAATTACCCCACCCTGCCCATCACAGAGAAAGAACCAGCTAACAACTATAACTCTGACCAGCGTACAACAGAAAACCAACCAACTGCCCAGTATGTCAGAATGAAGCCTCCAAGGCACCAGTCTCACGTTGGACATGGGGAAGGATCCAGACATCACAAAGCAGTTGAGTTCTCATCTGGAGCAAAGTCACCCTCCAAAAGTGGAGCTCAGACTCCCAAGAGTCCTCCAGAACACTACTTGCAGGAAACACCCCTCATGTTCAGCCGTTGCACCTCGGTGAGCTCCCTTGACAGTTTTGAGAGTCACTCCATTGCCAGCTCTGTGCAGAGTGAGCCATGCAGTGGAATGGTCAGCGGGATCATCAGCCCCAGCGATCTGCCGGACAGTCCTGGCCAAACCATGCCACCCAGCCGCAGCAAGACACCGCCACCTCCCCAGCCCCACCCTGCGCAGATGAAACAGAAAATGAAAGTGGCTCCTCATTCAGACAAGCGAGATCTAGCTCCAAAGCATGCTGCTGTAAATGCTGCTGTTCATAAGGTTCAGGTGCTCCCTGACAATGACACTCTGCTGCACTTTGCCACTGAAAGCACCCCAGATGGATTCTCTTGTGCCTCAAGCCTCAGTGCATTGAGCTTGGATGAACCCTACATTCAGAAAGATGTGGAACTCAAGATAATGCCCCCTGTTCATGAGGATGACCATGGTGCTGAGGCAGACCATGAGAAAGAAGTACTCAGTGAACCCCAGAACCTTGAAAAACCTGCTCCAACATGTGAAGTTGAAGATAAAGATATATTAGATGattctgatgatgatgatatagAAATCCTAGAAGCTTGTATAAACTCAGCAATGCCAACAAAGTCATCTGGAAAGCATAAGAAACAGTCACCTTCAGGCACTTCGAGGATACCCCCACCAGTGGCCCGCAAGCCAAGCCAACTCCCCGTCTACAAATTGCTTCCCACACAAAACCGAgcacagcaacaaaaacacGTGGCCATGGCACATGGAGAGGACATGCCACGCATTTATTGTGTTGAGGGAACTCCTATTAATTTCTCAACAGCCACGTCCCTGAGTGATCTCACCATTGATTCCCCTCCAAATGAGCTGGCTAGTGCTGAACCTCCTGCGGCCCGCGTGGAGCCATCCTCTCAAAGACGAGACACCATCCCAGAGGGGAAAAGTGCAGAGAGCAAAGACACTGGGGCATCATCGGCACAGCCAGCTGGCTCCATCGAGAACGAAGGAGATGATATTCTTGCTGAGTGCATAAATTCTGCAATGCCGAAAGGGAAAACTCACAAGAGTTTCAGAGTTCAGAAAATGGCTGATCCTCCTCAGCATCCTGTGACTGCTCCTAGTAGTCTTGTTCAACAGGATTTTGAGAAAAAGAAGCCAACGTCTCCTGTAAAGCCAATGCCACAGAGTAGTGAGTACAGGGCCCGGATGCTGAAAAGGCCAGAGGCATCCAGTGGTTTCTCAGAAGCCTCGCCATATGCTGACAAAACCAAGGAAACCAAAAAATTAGAACCTAAAGGAGCTTCAGCAGAGCCTCAAAGAGAGGAAAGAACACGCCCTGGCTACACATTTGATTCACCGCACCATTACACACCCATAGAGGGCACACCATACTGCTTCTCACGCAATGATTCCTTGAGCTCTCTTGATTTTGAGGATGATGATCTTGACCTCTCTAAAGAAAAGGCTGAACTCAGAAAAGACAAAGAACAAAGGAAGGTTccagcaaaaagcaatgcagaacagcaacaacaacagcagcaacaaacaGTGAACACAAACAGGGCCGCTGCATTCCAGGCCCCTCCTACAAAGCCTGTACAGAAACCATCCGTTTTCCCACAAGCATCCAAAGAAAATACAGGACCTGTGCCTGATGAGAAGCAGAAATTTTCCATTGAGGACACGCCTGTATGTTTTTCCAGAAATTCCTCTCTCAGTTCCCTGAGCGACATTGAccaagaaaacaacaacaaagaccTGCAGCCGAAAGAAGAAACAACTCAGGTTGAAGTCCCTAGGCCACAGGCCTCTGGTTATGCACCAAAAGCCTTCCATGTAGAAGACACTCCTGTATGCTTCTCAAGAAATAGCTCTCTTAGTTCCCTTAGTATTGATTCAGAGGATGACCTTCTTCAAGAATGCATCAGCTCTGCAATGCCAAAAAAGAAGAAACAGCCACCAAGAAACAAAGGAGATGACCAGAGTGTCAGTGAAGAGAAAACTGTTGTTGCAGAAGGCATCATGGCTGAAGAGCCAGATCTCATTTTGGAtcttacagatacacacagccCCATTTCAGAGCAAGCCCTGTCTCCTGACTCTGAGTCATTTGATTGGAAGGCTATCCAAGAAGGGGCTAATTCAATTGTGAGCAGTTTGCACCAGGCAGCTGCTAGTCTGTCAAGGCAAGGCTCATCTGACTCTGATTCAATCCTGTCCCTAAAATCTGGTATTTCCATTGGATCTcctttccacctcccctccaatCCAGATGAAAACAAACCTGCTGCTGGTAAGGGAGGGCCGAGAATATTAAAACCTGGTGAGAAAAGCACTGTTGAGGCAAAAAAGAAGGAAGAAGAAGCTAAAGGCCTTAAAGGAGGCAAGAAAGTCTACAAAAGTCTCATCACAGGCAAGCCACGCCCCAGTCATGATATTGTCTCCTCCCAGAGACCTGCTCCAGTTCCTGTGATGTCCAGAGGAAGGACAATGACCCATATCCCTGGTGTCAGGAGCAGCTCTCCCAGCACTAGCCCTGTGCCAAAAAAGCCCCCTCCTCGAGGGCAAGTGTCAAAGCCCCTCTCCCAAGGTCCGAACTCTGGGAACTCACCAAGGGGAATCAAACCCCCAGCCAAGTCAGACCCGAGTCCAGCCAGAGAGCCACCAGGCTCTCAAAGCAGTTCAAGTAAAGCCTCCTCACGATCGGGTTCCAGAGATTCAACACCGTCCAGACCCCCTCCACAGTCTTTGACTAGACCCATGCAATCACCAGGTCGAACATCTGTTTCTGTCTCCCCGGGAAGGAATGGGCTGACCCCACCGAACAAGTTGTCCCAGTTACCACGCACTGCCTCTCCTAATACAGCATCTGCTAAGACTGGCACAGGCCGCATGGCATACACATCCCCTGGCCGACAGATGGGACAGCAggttcaaaacaaacaaatgggaGTGCCAAGAAGTGCCAGTGGAATTCCTCGGAGTGAGTCTGCCTCTAAAAGCCTCAACCAATGTGGAGCTTCTGGAACCTCAAAAAAGGTAGAACTTTCCAGAATGTCCTCTACTAAGTCTAGTGGTAGTGAGTCTGATAGATCAGAGAAACCCGGCCTTGTTCGCCAGTCCACATTCATCAAGGAAGCCCCTAGTCCAACACTAAAAAGGAAACTGGAGGAGTCTGCCTCATTTGAATCCCTATCCCCCTCTTCTCCAAGTATGTCCCAGTCGCAAACCCCTGTATCCAGCCCCTCTTTACCTGATATGTCTCTAACTCTGCCCTATCAAGGTAGTGGATGGAGGAAGTCCCCACACAGCCAGAACTCTTCTGAAAATGGAGATGGGAAATCTGTCAAGAGGCAAGACATTTCTCGGTCTCATTCAGAGAGCCCCTCTAGACTGCCCATAAACAGAACGGGAACCTGGAAAAGGGAGCACAGCAAGCACTCCTCATCCCTCCCGAGAGTTGGCACGTGGAAAAGAACTGGCAGCTCCTCGTCCATCCTCTCTGCTTCGTCAGAGTCAAGTGAAAAGGGTCGAAGCGAGGATGAAAGGCAGCCCACAAGTCCAGCTCAAAGAACAGCACAGGGTAAAGAGGGTGCCCCGTTGAAAGGGAcatggaggaagatgaaggAGAGTGATGCAGCTCACTCCATGACATTAGATCTCCCAGATCAAGGGGCAGACTCGGGAACCACAGCCTCTGGGCATCAGAACGCAACAGGTGGGTCAAAGAGTGAAGATGTCTGGGTGCGAATTGAAGACTGCCCCATCAATAATCCCAGGTCAGCAAAGTCACCCACAGCTAACACGCCTCCTGTTATTGACTCTGCTCCtgccaaaatgcccccctctgACCCCAGTGAAATTCATCCTAAACCGCCCAGTGTCAGCGACAATGCCAACGCCCGGCGACTGGGGTCGGAGACGAACCTCAACTTGTTCCGGAGCAGCGAGAGTCTAGACAGAAAAGGCGCCGACATCATCAAACCCGCTCCTAGCAACTCTAACATTGCCAACGAGAGCTACGAAGCCCCAGTGGCCACAGAACGAACCCCCTTTAGTTCCTGTAACTCCAGCAAGCACAGCTCCCCTAGTGGAGCGGTGGCTGCCAGAGTCAGCCCGTTTAACTACACCCCCAGCCCCAGGAAGAGCAGTGCAGACAGCACCACAACGCCCCGACCCTCTCAGATACCCACACCTGTGACTAGCGGTGTGAAGAAGAGAGACTCAAAAGGGGACACTACAGAGAGTGGCTCTTATATTGTCACTTCTGTCTAA